The nucleotide sequence AGGAAATCGGTCGCCATCAACCATTCCTCGAGCAGATGCGGCTGCGTCAGGGCGCGCCAGATCTTTTCGGGCGGATGGGCGATGTCGCGCTCGACGATTGCGGTGCGTATCTCCGGCGCCTCGTTCATTGGTCCATCCGCTCCAGCAGGTTTTCGAGCGCATCGAAGCGCTTTTCCCAGAAGCCAGTCATTTCCACGGTCCAGTCGCGCAGCGGCGCCAGCGCCATGGGCAAGGCGCTATAGTGGGTCTGGCGGCCCTGCTGCCGGTCGCGCACGAGCCCGGCCTGCTTGAGCACGCCGAGATGCTTTGACACCGCAGGCTGCGAAATGCCCGCCTCGGCGGTCAAAGCGCCAACCGTCAGTTCGCCGTCGCGGCAGAGGCGCTCGAAGA is from Devosia sp. SD17-2 and encodes:
- a CDS encoding metalloregulator ArsR/SmtB family transcription factor, translated to MPEPTETLFRSLADPTRRALFERLCRDGELTVGALTAEAGISQPAVSKHLGVLKQAGLVRDRQQGRQTHYSALPMALAPLRDWTVEMTGFWEKRFDALENLLERMDQ